The following are encoded together in the Lactuca sativa cultivar Salinas chromosome 1, Lsat_Salinas_v11, whole genome shotgun sequence genome:
- the LOC111912661 gene encoding probable carboxylesterase 13 encodes MAFSFAPLPLSHPEEIQHDLSPFILIHKNGRIERLVGEETTPPSTDHTTGVLSKDVQISPETGLSARIYLPGAITSQEHKLPVLIYFHGGGFVFGTAFSTMFQPFHNRLALEAQTIIVSVDYRSAPEHLYPTQYDDSWEAIKWVASHAIKNGGEPWLNDYADFERLFFGGESAGGNIAHQMGMRIGLGKDLDAFGDRVKLSGIVLIDPYFWGETLIGGEVNADVKERNILEKLWRVMNPSFSSLNDPLINPAKDPNLSKLGCRRVLVSVAEKDLLRDRGWYYHDVLVNSAWNGQVDIIEAKGEGHVFHLYPPFRENALTLFKSMFSFINGDK; translated from the coding sequence ATGGCTTTCTCCTTCGCTCCTTTGCCTTTATCTCACCCTGAAGAGATACAGCATGACCTTTCCCCGTTTATACTTATCCATAAAAATGGTCGTATTGAACGACTAGTCGGAGAAGAGACCACCCCTCCCTCAACCGATCACACCACCGGAGTTCTCTCCAAAGATGTCCAAATCTCACCGGAAACAGGCCTCTCCGCCAGGATCTACCTGCCAGGAGCTATTACCTCCCAAGAACATAAACTCCCTGTCCTTATATACTTCCACGGTGGTGGTTTCGTTTTTGGAACAGCGTTCAGTACCATGTTCCAACCCTTCCATAACAGGCTTGCTTTGGAAGCACAAACCATCATCGTTTCTGTTGATTACCGAAGCGCCCCCGAGCATCTCTATCCAACTCAATATGATGATTCATGGGAAGCCATCAAATGGGTTGCTTCTCATGCAATTAAAAACGGTGGGGAGCCATGGCTTAATGACTATGCTGATTTTGAACGTCTGTTCTTTGGTGGGGAAAGTGCTGGTGGAAACATAGCTCACCAAATGGGGATGCGGATTGGGTTAGGAAAAGACTTGGATGCTTTTGGTGATCGAgtgaagctttctgggattgtGTTGATTGATCCATACTTCTGGGGAGAAACACTAATTGGTGGTGAGGTGAATGCTGATGTTAAGGAAAGAAATATCTTAGAAAAACTATGGCGTGTAATGAACCCGTCGTTTAGCAGTTTGAATGACCCGTTGATAAACCCGGCTAAAGATCCGAATCTTTCGAAGTTAGGGTGTCGAAGGGTACTTGTTTCTGTGGCTGAGAAAGATTTGTTGAGGGATAGAGGATGGTATTATCATGATGTTCTGGTGAATAGTGCATGGAATGGGCAAGTTGATATAATTGAAGCCAAAGGAGAGGGACATGTCTTCCATTTGTATCCACCTTTTCGTGAAAACGCTTTAACTTTGTTCAAGAGTATGTTTTCTTTCATCAATGGGGACAAGTAA